A window from Physeter macrocephalus isolate SW-GA chromosome 11, ASM283717v5, whole genome shotgun sequence encodes these proteins:
- the UCN3 gene encoding urocortin-3 yields the protein MLIPAHFLLLPLLLLGAPRTGLSQKLYKAESIFSCLNTALSEARKSQLEDAPLLSKRSFPSLPSQDSLSGEDQEKEEEEDKENSTFPGSGGGGGARSTRHKYLSQAQLRRRLYQGKAKSDRRTKFTLSLDVPTNIMNILFNIAKAKNLRAKAAANAHLMAQIGRKK from the coding sequence ATGCTGATACCAGCCCACTTCCTGCTGCTACCGTTGCTGCTCCTAGGGGCCCCCAGGACAGGCCTCTCCCAAAAGTTGTACAAAGCCGAGTCCATCTTCAGCTGCCTCAACACAGCCCTGTCTGAGGCCAGGAAGAGCCAGCTGGAGGATGCGCCCCTGCTGAGCAAGAGaagcttcccctccctgcccagccaAGACTCACTCTCAGGAGAAgaccaggagaaggaggaggaggaagacaaggaGAACAGCACCTTCCCTGGCTCTGGGGGCGGCGGTGGGGCTAGAAGCACCCGGCACAAATACCTGTCCCAGGCGCAGCTCCGGCGGAGGCTGTACCAGGGCAAGGCCAAGAGTGACCGGCGCACCAAGTTCACTCTGTCCCTCGATGTCCCCACTAACATCATGAACATCCTCTTCAACATTGCCAAGGCCAAGAACCTACGAGCCAAGGCAGCTGCCAACGCCCACCTGATGGCCCAGATTGGACGGAAGAAGTAG